A genome region from Mesorhizobium sp. B2-1-8 includes the following:
- a CDS encoding M24 family metallopeptidase, with the protein MLCAPEAFHYATGASIGPAGLFRRAGAGFVVIPARQDLPIGVVVADFNAAQLRAAAPEMLVRSHPIWIESAPVEAESPELALAERIEAGLASLGRAPDFSRPATFDLAGSVHQLQAMLIDFGLERATLGVDLDFIPAADFAAIQALLPNSPVVDGSPVLDRLRAVKLEREVDLLRQGILLSEAGLERLQVDAMAGMRQADLVALYRQGVAAAAAGLSHPVITAEYVTLGARAKGADARAVAGDPLKCDMVCTVGFYASDMSRNFTFGPPSADQAELHAIAERAFEDGLAELVPGNTLAHVHRVATDSLARQGLRSYRRGHFGHGVGQSVFSEQWPFIAAGSNVVIEPGMVLAFEIPLYIDGLASFNLEDQFLIAADGPVAMNRLPRRLEVIG; encoded by the coding sequence GTGCTCTGCGCGCCCGAGGCCTTCCATTATGCGACCGGCGCGTCGATCGGCCCGGCCGGCCTGTTCCGTCGCGCCGGCGCCGGCTTCGTCGTCATCCCCGCCAGACAGGACCTGCCGATTGGCGTCGTGGTCGCGGACTTCAACGCGGCGCAGCTGCGGGCCGCGGCGCCCGAAATGCTTGTGCGGTCGCACCCGATCTGGATCGAATCCGCGCCGGTCGAGGCGGAATCTCCCGAGCTTGCCCTGGCGGAGCGCATCGAGGCCGGCCTGGCTTCGCTCGGCCGCGCGCCGGATTTCTCGCGTCCCGCTACTTTCGACCTGGCCGGCTCGGTCCATCAGTTGCAGGCGATGCTCATCGATTTCGGGCTGGAGCGCGCCACGCTCGGCGTCGACCTCGACTTTATTCCCGCCGCCGATTTTGCCGCCATCCAGGCGCTGCTGCCGAACAGCCCCGTCGTCGACGGTTCGCCCGTGCTGGACCGGCTGCGCGCGGTCAAGTTGGAGCGCGAGGTCGACCTCCTGCGGCAAGGCATCCTCCTGTCGGAAGCCGGCCTGGAGCGGCTGCAGGTCGATGCGATGGCCGGCATGCGCCAGGCCGATCTCGTCGCGCTTTACCGGCAAGGCGTCGCCGCGGCGGCGGCGGGCTTGTCTCACCCGGTCATCACGGCCGAATATGTGACGCTGGGCGCCCGGGCCAAGGGGGCCGACGCCAGGGCCGTGGCCGGCGATCCGCTGAAATGCGACATGGTCTGCACCGTCGGCTTCTACGCCTCCGACATGTCGCGCAACTTCACCTTCGGCCCGCCTTCCGCCGATCAGGCCGAACTGCATGCCATCGCCGAGCGCGCCTTCGAGGATGGGCTGGCCGAGCTTGTCCCTGGAAACACGCTTGCCCATGTGCATCGCGTCGCCACCGACAGCCTGGCGCGGCAAGGCCTGCGCTCCTACCGTCGCGGCCATTTCGGCCACGGCGTCGGCCAGTCGGTCTTTTCCGAACAATGGCCGTTCATCGCCGCCGGCAGTAATGTCGTGATCGAGCCAGGCATGGTGCTGGCCTTCGAGATCCCGCTCTACATCGACGGCCTCGCCAGCTTCAATCTCGAGGATCAGTTCCTGATCGCGGCGGATGGGCCGGTCGCCATGAACCGGCTGCCGAGGCGGCTGGAGGTGATTGGGTAG
- the trxA gene encoding thioredoxin produces MSDNNPFGGSFGNNGGQYATTVQYGGSAPAKAALGDPPAGPAAGDVIKDTTTAAFAADVIQESRRQPVLVDFWAPWCGPCKQLTPQLEKAVKAAGGRVKLVKMNIDDHPSIAGQLGIQSIPAVIAFKDGQPVDGFMGAVPESQINEFITKVGGKGNGAPPVAEALAAAAEARDAGDMQAAADIYDAILAQAPETVEAIGGLGDLLFEAGDTEGAEALLATAPEAKKDAPPLAALRAKIAVAAQAAALGNPAELERRLAENPRDHQARFDLAMIQNAKGERTAAADNLLAIIKADRSWNEDGARTQLLQLFEAWGMTDEATLAARRKLSALLFS; encoded by the coding sequence ATGAGCGACAACAATCCGTTTGGCGGATCATTCGGAAACAATGGCGGCCAGTATGCCACGACGGTGCAGTATGGCGGGTCGGCGCCGGCGAAGGCCGCGCTTGGCGATCCGCCAGCAGGCCCTGCCGCCGGCGATGTCATCAAGGACACGACGACCGCCGCCTTCGCCGCCGACGTCATCCAGGAATCGCGCCGTCAGCCGGTGCTGGTTGATTTCTGGGCGCCGTGGTGCGGACCTTGCAAGCAGCTCACCCCGCAGCTGGAAAAGGCGGTCAAGGCCGCCGGCGGCAGGGTCAAGCTGGTCAAGATGAACATCGACGACCACCCCTCGATCGCCGGCCAGCTCGGCATCCAGTCGATCCCGGCGGTCATCGCCTTCAAGGACGGCCAGCCGGTCGACGGCTTCATGGGCGCCGTCCCCGAGAGCCAGATCAACGAATTCATCACCAAGGTCGGCGGCAAGGGCAATGGCGCGCCGCCGGTGGCCGAGGCCCTAGCCGCGGCAGCCGAAGCCCGCGATGCCGGCGACATGCAGGCCGCCGCCGACATCTATGACGCCATCCTGGCGCAGGCGCCGGAGACGGTCGAGGCAATTGGCGGGCTGGGCGACCTGTTGTTCGAGGCCGGCGACACCGAGGGTGCCGAGGCGCTCCTGGCAACAGCGCCGGAGGCCAAGAAGGATGCACCGCCGCTGGCTGCCCTGCGCGCCAAGATCGCGGTGGCCGCGCAGGCGGCGGCGTTGGGCAATCCGGCCGAGCTCGAACGGCGCTTGGCCGAAAACCCTAGGGATCATCAGGCGCGTTTCGATCTGGCCATGATCCAGAACGCCAAGGGCGAGCGCACGGCAGCCGCCGACAACCTTCTGGCCATCATCAAGGCCGACCGGAGTTGGAACGAGGATGGCGCCAGGACGCAGCTGCTGCAGCTGTTCGAGGCCTGGGGCATGACCGACGAGGCGACGCTTGCGGCGCGCCGCAAATTGTCGGCATTGCTGTTTTCCTGA
- a CDS encoding Trm112 family protein, translating into MADGRDGKKTSVDPKLLELLACPLTKGPLAWDPERGELVSRIAKLAYPVRDGIPIMLPSEARTISAEDVLSPPKLGGPSSSAS; encoded by the coding sequence ATGGCGGATGGGCGTGACGGAAAGAAAACCAGCGTCGACCCGAAGCTGCTGGAACTCTTGGCCTGCCCGCTGACCAAGGGACCGCTGGCCTGGGACCCCGAACGTGGCGAGCTGGTCTCGCGGATCGCCAAGCTCGCTTACCCCGTGCGCGACGGCATCCCGATCATGCTTCCTTCGGAAGCGCGGACCATCTCGGCCGAGGATGTGCTGTCGCCGCCAAAGCTGGGCGGGCCGAGCAGTTCAGCGTCATAG
- a CDS encoding LON peptidase substrate-binding domain-containing protein — translation MQAGNAHYRLAKDLPSTIPIFPLEGALLLPGGRMPLNIFEPRYLQMVDEAVAGSRVIGIIQPGLNGALREDGEPELCSVGCIGRIIAFSETGDGRYLISLQGVCRFRIAHELTVKTPFRQCKPAPFLADLDEEQAADEIDRPALLRAFRAYLQANDLEADWESVSRAENAMLVNALSMMAPYGPAEKQALLEAADLKTRAETLIAITEMTLARENEDFGSSLQ, via the coding sequence GTGCAAGCGGGAAACGCGCATTACCGGCTCGCCAAGGATTTGCCGTCGACGATCCCGATCTTTCCGCTCGAGGGTGCGCTCCTGCTGCCGGGCGGCCGCATGCCGCTCAACATCTTCGAGCCGCGCTACCTGCAGATGGTGGACGAGGCGGTCGCCGGCTCGCGCGTCATCGGCATCATCCAGCCCGGCCTCAATGGCGCATTGCGCGAGGATGGCGAGCCGGAGCTTTGCAGTGTCGGCTGCATCGGCCGCATCATCGCCTTTTCAGAGACCGGCGACGGCCGCTACCTGATCTCGTTGCAGGGCGTGTGCCGGTTCCGCATCGCGCACGAGCTGACGGTCAAGACGCCGTTCCGCCAATGCAAGCCGGCGCCCTTCCTCGCCGATCTCGACGAGGAGCAGGCGGCTGATGAGATCGACCGGCCGGCGCTGCTGCGGGCGTTTCGCGCCTATCTGCAGGCCAATGATCTGGAAGCCGACTGGGAAAGCGTCAGCCGCGCCGAAAACGCCATGCTGGTCAACGCGCTGTCGATGATGGCGCCCTACGGACCAGCCGAGAAGCAGGCATTGCTGGAAGCCGCGGACCTGAAAACCAGGGCCGAGACGCTGATTGCCATCACCGAGATGACGCTGGCGCGCGAGAATGAGGATTTTGGCTCGAGCCTGCAGTGA
- a CDS encoding prolyl-tRNA synthetase associated domain-containing protein: MPKTEAELMAFLAELGITVSTIRHPPLYTVADSQALRGEIAGGHTKNLFLKDKKDNFFLVTVGEEAVVDLKQIHQLIGAASRVSFGKPEMLMELLGVTPGAVTVFGVINDRENRVKLVLDKDLMDHAIINAHPLTNEATTSIAAADLIRFVEATGHDAAILKVSA; encoded by the coding sequence ATGCCGAAGACCGAAGCCGAACTGATGGCCTTTCTTGCCGAACTGGGCATCACCGTTTCGACGATACGCCATCCGCCGCTCTACACGGTGGCCGATTCGCAGGCGCTGCGCGGCGAAATCGCCGGCGGGCACACCAAGAACCTGTTCCTGAAGGACAAGAAGGACAATTTCTTCCTGGTCACCGTCGGCGAGGAAGCGGTCGTCGATCTCAAGCAGATCCACCAACTGATCGGCGCCGCCAGCCGGGTTTCCTTCGGCAAGCCGGAGATGCTGATGGAGCTTTTGGGCGTCACGCCGGGCGCGGTCACCGTCTTCGGCGTCATCAACGATAGGGAAAACAGGGTCAAGCTGGTGCTCGACAAGGATTTGATGGACCATGCCATCATTAACGCGCATCCGCTGACCAACGAGGCGACGACCTCGATCGCGGCGGCCGACCTCATCAGATTCGTCGAGGCAACCGGGCACGATGCTGCTATCTTGAAAGTCTCGGCATGA
- a CDS encoding MurR/RpiR family transcriptional regulator, producing MTGAASHPIADEEGARGEPVRRIPDIISLVKDSYAELRPAERRVADVVLENVKYAVDASNAALAQRAGVSEPTVTRFCRAIGCEGVRDFKLKLAQSLVVGALYLDTSQAREGDTGLPFWNAVFGEARRALREAERQLDPGELEKAAELIARARQVTVFGLGGSSSALAQETQYRLFRYGISISAQCDPYLMRMTASTLKPGDLVIAISATGRTREVIEAVELAKHYRANAVCVTAPDTDLARACDVRLTVAVPEYPDTLKPTASRYAFLAMIDLLAVAAAYKLDGPARETVRRIKYNAQIHRTGKEMEPLGD from the coding sequence ATGACCGGAGCTGCCAGCCATCCGATCGCGGACGAAGAGGGAGCCAGGGGCGAGCCCGTCCGGCGCATTCCCGACATCATCTCGCTCGTCAAGGATTCCTATGCGGAATTGCGCCCGGCCGAACGCCGCGTCGCCGATGTCGTGCTCGAAAATGTCAAATACGCCGTCGACGCCTCCAATGCGGCGCTGGCCCAGCGCGCCGGCGTCAGCGAGCCGACGGTGACCCGCTTCTGCCGCGCCATCGGCTGCGAGGGCGTGCGCGACTTCAAGCTGAAGCTGGCGCAGAGCCTCGTCGTCGGCGCGCTCTATCTGGACACCTCGCAGGCCAGGGAGGGCGACACCGGCCTGCCGTTCTGGAACGCCGTGTTCGGCGAAGCGCGCCGTGCACTGCGGGAAGCCGAGCGGCAGCTCGATCCGGGTGAGCTGGAAAAGGCGGCCGAGCTGATCGCCCGGGCCCGCCAGGTCACCGTGTTCGGACTCGGCGGCAGCTCTTCGGCGCTGGCGCAGGAAACCCAGTACCGGCTGTTTCGCTACGGCATCTCGATCAGCGCCCAATGCGACCCCTATCTGATGCGCATGACCGCCTCGACACTGAAACCCGGCGACCTGGTGATCGCCATCTCGGCGACCGGTCGCACGCGCGAGGTGATAGAGGCCGTCGAACTCGCCAAGCACTACCGCGCCAACGCTGTTTGCGTGACGGCGCCCGATACCGATCTCGCCCGCGCCTGCGACGTCAGGCTGACGGTTGCCGTGCCCGAGTATCCCGACACGCTGAAGCCGACCGCCTCGCGCTATGCCTTCCTGGCAATGATCGACCTTTTGGCGGTCGCCGCCGCCTACAAGCTCGACGGCCCGGCTCGAGAGACCGTGCGCCGCATCAAATACAACGCCCAGATCCACCGCACGGGGAAGGAAATGGAGCCGCTGGGAGACTAG
- a CDS encoding DUF2934 domain-containing protein: MVISQEERVAHIRKRAHELWEREGLMPDREKACWDKAVEEFESGKLTAGRKQAGADAAGDTAGAKH; encoded by the coding sequence ATGGTGATCAGCCAGGAAGAACGTGTCGCGCATATCCGGAAACGGGCCCACGAACTCTGGGAACGGGAAGGCCTGATGCCCGACCGTGAGAAGGCCTGCTGGGACAAGGCGGTCGAAGAGTTCGAGTCCGGCAAACTGACCGCCGGACGAAAGCAGGCTGGCGCGGATGCCGCCGGCGACACGGCGGGTGCCAAACACTGA